From a region of the Opitutia bacterium genome:
- a CDS encoding esterase family protein, protein MNREIHTWHSPRLDKNMEVAVYGHYGFALLMFPTAAADYLEYERFHVIDAIAPWIDGGKVKVFSINSINSESWLNRHMAPRAKAVRHQQFNAYVAEEVVPFIHAHCRSRVPIITTGASFGALHGANMLFRRPDLFDGCIAMSGAYDLKDYTDGYWDDDVYFNSPLDYLPNLNDEGVLAQLRAKKHIHFVGGRGAYEKPESAEAIGRVLASKGIPHEIDLWGADVNHDWPWWRKMLPHYLGTRF, encoded by the coding sequence ATGAATCGCGAAATTCACACCTGGCACTCACCGCGCCTCGACAAGAACATGGAAGTGGCCGTCTACGGCCACTACGGCTTCGCGCTCCTGATGTTCCCCACCGCCGCCGCGGACTATCTCGAATACGAGCGCTTCCACGTCATCGACGCCATCGCCCCGTGGATCGACGGCGGCAAGGTGAAGGTTTTCTCGATCAACTCGATCAACAGCGAAAGCTGGCTGAACCGCCACATGGCGCCGCGCGCGAAAGCGGTGCGTCACCAGCAGTTCAACGCGTATGTGGCGGAGGAAGTCGTGCCGTTCATCCACGCACATTGCCGCAGCCGCGTGCCGATCATCACCACCGGCGCATCGTTTGGCGCGCTCCACGGCGCCAACATGCTTTTCCGTCGCCCCGATCTCTTCGACGGCTGCATCGCGATGAGCGGCGCCTACGACCTGAAGGACTACACCGACGGCTACTGGGACGACGACGTCTACTTCAACTCGCCGCTCGACTACCTGCCGAACCTCAACGACGAGGGCGTGCTCGCGCAGTTGCGCGCGAAGAAGCACATCCACTTCGTCGGCGGTCGCGGCGCCTACGAAAAACCGGAGTCCGCCGAGGCCATCGGCCGCGTCCTCGCCAGCAAAGGCATCCCGCACGAGATCGACCTCTGGGGCGCGGACGTGAACCACGACTGGCCCTGGTGGCGGAAGATGCTGCCGCACTATCTCGGGACGAGGTTCTAA
- a CDS encoding fused MFS/spermidine synthase has protein sequence MPLYALTIFLGAFLLFLVQPLIGKYILPWFGGGPGVWTVCLLFFQTLLLGGYAYAHFTSTRLKPRTQALTHLVLLALCLVWLPIIPDAAWKPGPGDEPTKRILLLLTATLGLPYLLLSATGPLLQRWFSLTHPDKSPYRLYALSNVGSLLALIGYPFAIEPLLSRSAQAWAWSGALAGFVVLCGVCAWQIRRADPAAPDEKLRNTELGGDATNGHGAPDDAKPTLLQKFFWVALPATASVLLVGTTSKLCVDVAVIPFLWVLPLAIYLVSFILSFDHPRWYARGWFAALFVVAGTAVAYFVSLGLHAPILLQIVAYTASLFVACMICHGEVYRLRPAPRHLTSFYLHLSFGGALGGIFVGLVAPVVFNDYYELHLGYWALAYLLAALCLVQRSRSIALGTGAGTLIGIALLPAFFLNRATEPGWFGHVKNYANTYYAFYLEYRWWAVAVLMMLLWSLRGALQARLPEDWRVRFSFLPLSLTALLGAVFVIQITGTNAGMIESSRNFYGTLKVRPYGEPDSISYSYLLSHGITTHGLQFVRTPYDKWATTYYGANSGIGLALDHAEPTKGGRKFGFVGLGAGTLAAYGLPGDTMRIYEINPAVLRLARDRFTFLAHTAADVKIVLGDARLSLEDELAHAAPQHFDVLALDAFSSDAIPVHLLTEEAFAVYLKHLKPGGVIAVHISNRYLDLRPVVEGLAKRYQLHLATISDNPKSEDWWLYRTTWMLLSADATKFAHQDFQDAMDEPSDETAKTILWTDDRASLAGILR, from the coding sequence ATGCCGCTCTACGCCCTCACCATTTTCCTCGGCGCGTTCCTGCTGTTCCTCGTCCAGCCGCTCATCGGCAAATACATCCTGCCGTGGTTCGGCGGCGGCCCGGGCGTGTGGACTGTCTGCCTGCTGTTTTTCCAAACCCTGCTGCTCGGCGGCTACGCCTACGCGCACTTCACGTCGACGCGGCTGAAGCCCCGCACACAGGCCCTGACGCATCTCGTGCTGCTGGCGCTCTGTCTCGTCTGGCTGCCGATCATCCCCGACGCGGCCTGGAAACCGGGCCCGGGCGACGAGCCGACAAAACGCATTCTCCTGCTGCTCACCGCCACGCTCGGCCTGCCCTACCTGCTGCTCTCCGCCACCGGCCCGCTCCTGCAACGCTGGTTCAGCCTCACGCATCCGGACAAGTCCCCCTACCGCCTCTACGCGCTCTCGAACGTCGGCTCGCTGCTCGCGCTCATCGGGTATCCCTTCGCGATCGAGCCGCTGCTCTCCCGCTCCGCGCAAGCCTGGGCGTGGTCCGGCGCGCTCGCGGGCTTCGTGGTGCTCTGCGGCGTGTGCGCCTGGCAAATCCGCCGCGCCGACCCCGCCGCGCCCGACGAGAAACTCCGTAATACGGAGTTGGGCGGGGACGCGACCAACGGCCACGGCGCGCCGGACGACGCCAAGCCCACGCTCCTACAGAAATTCTTCTGGGTCGCACTGCCGGCCACGGCGTCGGTCCTCCTCGTCGGCACCACGAGCAAGCTCTGCGTCGACGTCGCGGTTATTCCGTTCCTCTGGGTGCTGCCGCTCGCGATCTATCTCGTGAGCTTCATCCTGAGCTTCGATCACCCGCGCTGGTATGCGCGCGGCTGGTTCGCCGCGCTCTTCGTCGTCGCGGGCACGGCGGTCGCCTATTTCGTGTCGCTCGGGCTGCACGCGCCGATTCTCCTGCAGATCGTCGCCTACACCGCATCGCTCTTCGTCGCCTGCATGATCTGCCACGGCGAGGTCTACCGCCTCCGCCCGGCGCCGCGGCACCTCACGAGTTTCTACCTGCATCTGTCGTTCGGCGGCGCGCTCGGCGGCATCTTCGTCGGCCTCGTCGCGCCCGTCGTGTTCAACGACTACTACGAGCTGCACCTCGGCTACTGGGCGCTCGCCTACCTGCTGGCCGCGCTCTGCCTCGTGCAACGCAGCCGCTCCATCGCGCTCGGCACGGGCGCTGGCACGTTGATCGGCATTGCGCTGCTGCCCGCGTTCTTCCTTAACCGCGCGACGGAGCCCGGCTGGTTCGGCCACGTGAAGAACTACGCGAACACTTACTACGCGTTCTACCTCGAGTATCGCTGGTGGGCCGTGGCGGTGCTGATGATGCTGCTGTGGTCGCTGCGCGGCGCGCTGCAGGCACGGTTGCCGGAGGATTGGCGCGTGCGTTTCTCGTTCCTGCCGCTCTCGCTCACCGCCCTCCTCGGCGCGGTATTCGTCATCCAAATCACCGGCACGAACGCGGGCATGATCGAGTCGTCGCGCAACTTCTACGGCACGCTGAAGGTGCGGCCCTACGGCGAGCCGGACTCGATTTCCTACAGCTACCTGCTCAGCCACGGCATCACCACGCACGGCCTGCAGTTCGTCCGAACGCCCTACGACAAATGGGCCACGACCTACTACGGCGCCAACAGCGGCATCGGCCTCGCCCTCGATCACGCCGAGCCCACGAAGGGCGGTCGCAAGTTCGGGTTCGTCGGCCTCGGCGCGGGCACGCTCGCCGCCTACGGCCTGCCCGGCGACACGATGCGCATCTACGAGATCAATCCCGCCGTCCTGCGGCTCGCGCGCGACCGCTTCACCTTCCTCGCCCACACCGCCGCCGACGTGAAGATCGTGCTCGGCGACGCGCGCCTCTCGCTGGAAGACGAGCTCGCGCACGCCGCACCGCAGCACTTCGACGTGCTCGCGCTCGACGCATTCTCGAGCGACGCGATTCCCGTTCACCTGCTCACCGAGGAGGCGTTCGCGGTCTACCTGAAACACCTGAAGCCCGGCGGCGTCATCGCCGTGCACATCTCGAACCGCTACCTCGACCTGCGCCCCGTCGTCGAAGGCCTCGCCAAGCGCTACCAGCTCCACCTCGCCACGATTTCCGACAACCCGAAGTCCGAGGACTGGTGGCTCTACCGCACGACGTGGATGCTGCTCAGCGCCGACGCGACGAAGTTCGCCCACCAGGATTTCCAGGACGCGATGGACGAGCCGTCGGACGAGACGGCCAAGACGATCCTCTGGACCGACGACCGCGCGAGCCTCGCCGGCATCCTGCGATAG
- a CDS encoding TonB-dependent receptor, which translates to MKSFSLFPLFLGSVALATAQTVPPADAPQDKVKLSEFVVTSSALDRAVDEIAQPASVLGGPRLDVARQSSLGETLAGEPGVSSTYFGPGASRPVIRGMGSDRIRVLTSGVGTMDASVVSPDHAVSIDPLLVDRIELVRGPATLLYGGSAIGGVVNVIDSRILEEKPARALEGRVETRFGSAADERSGAGVFTGGAGDWAWRLDGFTRKTDDVKIPSFGPTDERRVEMAAAGEPISHGTLINSATESDGAGFGLTRFLGENGAAGHVGASYSGLNSRYGTVAEPDVTIELRQRRWDAHAELLQPTAWLRAAKFQLGVADYQHTEFEGADVGTVFKNRGYEGRLELLHAPVGPLTGAIGLQASRSDFEAIGEEAFLPQSVTTNRALFLYEELRRDSVTWEFGTRLEQQKIAPDAASGFAHRDDTLVGFSGGTVWRLPNDYALAISVTRSERAPNAQELFANGPHVGTAAFEVGDPTLRPEKVNGVDLSLRKRAGFLTGAVTVFANRFDGFIFEQATGTDDAATGLPIYRFQQGAARFIGAELELTTHLFETKTSRAELRFTADTVRADNLDADRPLPRIPPSRFGVAADWVTGPWAFTAEVRTAGRQDRTAENETTTAGYALVNASITRRVKLGGIHAELFLRGTNLNDATARVHASFLKDIAPLPGRDVSAGVRFAF; encoded by the coding sequence ATGAAATCCTTTTCCCTTTTCCCACTCTTTCTGGGCAGCGTCGCGCTCGCGACCGCCCAAACCGTCCCGCCGGCCGATGCGCCGCAGGACAAAGTCAAACTCAGCGAATTCGTCGTCACTTCCAGCGCGCTCGATCGCGCTGTCGACGAGATCGCCCAGCCGGCCTCCGTGCTCGGCGGCCCGCGGCTCGATGTCGCGCGGCAATCCAGCCTCGGCGAGACGCTCGCGGGCGAGCCCGGCGTGTCGTCGACCTATTTCGGTCCCGGCGCGTCGCGTCCGGTCATTCGCGGCATGGGCAGCGATCGCATCCGCGTGCTCACGAGCGGCGTCGGCACGATGGACGCGTCGGTGGTCAGTCCCGATCACGCGGTGAGCATTGACCCGTTGCTCGTCGACCGCATCGAGCTCGTGCGCGGTCCGGCGACGCTACTCTACGGCGGTTCGGCGATCGGCGGCGTGGTGAACGTGATCGACTCCCGCATCCTCGAGGAAAAGCCCGCGCGCGCGCTCGAAGGACGCGTCGAAACGCGGTTCGGTTCCGCGGCCGACGAGCGCTCGGGCGCCGGCGTGTTCACGGGAGGCGCGGGCGACTGGGCGTGGCGCCTCGACGGCTTCACGCGCAAGACCGACGACGTGAAGATTCCCAGCTTCGGGCCGACCGACGAGCGGCGAGTGGAGATGGCCGCCGCGGGCGAACCGATCTCGCACGGCACGCTGATCAACAGCGCGACCGAGAGCGACGGCGCGGGCTTTGGCCTGACGCGCTTCCTCGGCGAGAACGGCGCGGCGGGGCACGTCGGCGCGTCTTACAGCGGTCTCAACTCCCGCTACGGCACGGTCGCGGAGCCCGATGTCACCATCGAGCTGCGCCAGCGCCGGTGGGACGCACATGCGGAACTGCTGCAACCGACGGCGTGGCTGCGCGCGGCGAAGTTTCAGCTCGGCGTCGCCGACTACCAGCACACCGAATTCGAGGGCGCGGACGTCGGCACCGTCTTCAAGAATCGCGGCTACGAAGGCCGCCTCGAGCTGTTGCATGCACCGGTCGGTCCGCTCACGGGCGCGATCGGGCTGCAGGCTTCGCGCAGCGACTTCGAGGCCATCGGCGAGGAGGCGTTCCTGCCGCAGTCGGTGACGACCAACCGTGCGCTCTTCCTCTACGAGGAATTGCGGCGCGATAGCGTCACGTGGGAGTTCGGCACGCGCTTGGAGCAGCAGAAAATCGCGCCGGACGCCGCCAGCGGCTTCGCGCACCGGGACGACACGCTGGTGGGATTCTCGGGCGGCACCGTCTGGCGCCTGCCCAACGACTACGCGCTCGCGATTTCGGTCACGCGCAGCGAGCGCGCGCCGAACGCGCAGGAGCTGTTCGCCAACGGCCCGCATGTCGGCACGGCGGCGTTCGAAGTGGGCGATCCGACGCTGCGTCCCGAGAAGGTGAACGGCGTGGACCTCAGCCTGCGCAAGCGCGCGGGTTTCCTCACGGGCGCGGTGACGGTGTTCGCGAACCGCTTCGACGGATTCATCTTCGAGCAGGCGACCGGCACCGACGATGCGGCGACGGGGCTGCCGATCTATCGCTTCCAGCAGGGCGCGGCGCGTTTCATCGGCGCGGAACTTGAACTCACGACGCATCTGTTCGAGACGAAGACGTCGCGCGCCGAACTGCGGTTCACGGCCGACACCGTGCGCGCGGATAATCTCGATGCGGATCGCCCGCTGCCGCGCATCCCGCCGTCGCGTTTCGGCGTCGCGGCGGACTGGGTCACCGGGCCGTGGGCGTTCACGGCCGAGGTGCGCACGGCGGGCCGGCAGGATCGCACGGCGGAGAACGAGACGACGACGGCGGGCTACGCGCTTGTGAACGCCTCCATCACGCGGCGCGTGAAGCTGGGCGGCATCCACGCGGAGCTTTTTCTCCGGGGCACCAACCTCAACGACGCCACGGCGCGCGTGCACGCGTCGTTCCTGAAGGACATCGCGCCGCTGCCGGGCCGGGACGTCTCGGCCGGCGTGCGTTTCGCGTTCTGA
- a CDS encoding class I SAM-dependent methyltransferase — MEPRETAAVYDRIGDHWIGPDFHAANGIAAHERALAFREAGGGHALDLGCGANGRLRALLRRRGFAVEGVDLSARMIELARRAEPDATFHHADICEWVPPRAYDFITAWDSIWHVPLDRQLGVVAKLCAALAPEGVLIFTSGGLDEPNEVTNPCHGVPLYHAAPGVPNILRTLGEAGTTLRHFEFDQWPQAHVFFVAQRA, encoded by the coding sequence ATGGAGCCACGCGAAACCGCCGCCGTCTACGATCGCATTGGCGACCATTGGATCGGGCCGGACTTTCACGCGGCGAACGGCATCGCGGCGCACGAGCGGGCGCTGGCGTTCCGCGAGGCGGGCGGCGGCCACGCGCTCGATCTGGGCTGCGGCGCCAACGGCCGGTTGCGCGCGCTCCTGCGGCGCCGCGGATTCGCGGTGGAGGGCGTCGACCTTTCGGCGCGGATGATCGAGCTCGCCCGGCGCGCCGAGCCGGACGCGACGTTTCACCATGCGGACATCTGCGAATGGGTGCCGCCGCGCGCCTACGATTTCATCACGGCGTGGGACAGCATCTGGCATGTGCCGCTCGATCGGCAGCTGGGCGTCGTGGCGAAACTGTGCGCCGCGCTCGCGCCGGAGGGCGTCCTGATCTTCACCAGCGGAGGTCTCGACGAGCCGAACGAGGTGACGAATCCCTGCCACGGTGTGCCGCTGTATCACGCGGCGCCCGGAGTGCCGAATATCCTGCGCACGCTGGGCGAGGCGGGCACGACGCTGCGGCACTTCGAGTTCGACCAATGGCCGCAGGCGCACGTGTTTTTCGTCGCGCAACGGGCGTGA
- a CDS encoding WYL domain-containing transcriptional regulator, translating to MPKGALPSSRPPLARMLRIHEILQDGRQTNCTKLAEQLEVSTKTIMRDLAFMRDQLDLPCEYDAQTFTWRYAYPVKNFPTVQISEGELLALLVARKALEQYKGTPYHAQLAHAFDKLSAGLNDRISFSPTGTLGNISFHQAGLGRSDLKLFERLSRAVNESHEVAFDYRKPASAAVEQRRVQPYHLANRESAWYLVGHDLERDALRTFSLARMQALTVTERRFERPADFSAEKFFGKAFGAFVGTGDYRVVVRFTAAVADQIRERFWHESQETRDLPGGAVEFTVQLGGLDEIVRWLLGWGGDAEVVSPKELRELVRAKADAIAQRYTARRGPR from the coding sequence ATGCCGAAAGGTGCCCTGCCCTCCTCCCGCCCGCCGCTCGCGCGGATGCTGCGCATCCACGAAATCCTGCAGGACGGCCGGCAGACCAACTGCACCAAGCTCGCCGAGCAGCTCGAGGTTTCCACGAAGACGATCATGCGCGACCTCGCGTTCATGCGCGACCAGCTCGACCTGCCCTGCGAATACGACGCGCAGACCTTCACCTGGCGCTACGCCTACCCGGTGAAGAATTTCCCGACCGTGCAGATCAGCGAGGGCGAGCTGCTCGCGCTACTCGTGGCGCGCAAGGCCCTCGAGCAATACAAGGGCACACCCTACCACGCGCAACTCGCCCACGCCTTCGACAAGCTCTCCGCCGGCCTCAACGACCGCATCAGCTTCTCGCCCACCGGCACGCTCGGTAACATCTCCTTCCACCAAGCCGGCCTCGGCCGCTCCGACCTGAAACTCTTCGAGCGCCTCTCGCGCGCCGTGAACGAGTCGCACGAAGTCGCGTTCGACTACCGCAAGCCCGCCAGCGCCGCCGTCGAGCAGCGCCGCGTCCAGCCCTACCACCTCGCCAACCGCGAGAGCGCCTGGTATCTCGTCGGTCACGATCTCGAGCGCGATGCGCTGCGGACGTTCTCCCTCGCGCGCATGCAGGCGCTCACGGTCACCGAGCGGCGCTTCGAACGCCCGGCTGATTTCTCCGCCGAGAAATTCTTCGGCAAAGCCTTCGGCGCGTTCGTGGGCACCGGCGACTACCGCGTCGTCGTGCGCTTCACGGCCGCCGTGGCGGACCAGATTCGCGAGCGCTTCTGGCACGAATCGCAGGAAACGCGCGACCTGCCCGGCGGCGCGGTGGAGTTCACCGTGCAGCTCGGCGGCCTCGACGAGATCGTGCGCTGGCTGCTCGGCTGGGGCGGCGACGCCGAAGTCGTTTCGCCCAAAGAGCTGCGCGAACTCGTGCGCGCGAAAGCCGACGCGATCGCGCAACGCTACACGGCGCGGCGCGGCCCGAGGTAG
- a CDS encoding universal stress protein codes for MKTFLVPIDFSAVTEEVIDTAVSFARAFEGKVALIHVVQPPVVTSEFALPVEVLQEAVASGERAAKGKLDTYVEMFRSAGIACEAKVNHGPPVTMIREEAERVSADYIIMGSHGHGKLYDFLVGSTASGVMKKAQCGIVIVPHKE; via the coding sequence ATGAAAACATTCCTCGTCCCAATCGACTTCTCCGCGGTGACCGAGGAAGTGATCGACACCGCGGTCAGCTTTGCCCGGGCGTTCGAGGGCAAGGTCGCGTTGATCCACGTCGTGCAGCCGCCGGTCGTGACCAGCGAGTTCGCGCTGCCGGTGGAGGTGCTGCAGGAAGCCGTCGCGTCCGGCGAGCGCGCGGCAAAGGGCAAACTCGACACCTACGTCGAGATGTTCCGCTCCGCCGGCATCGCCTGCGAGGCGAAGGTGAACCACGGCCCGCCCGTCACGATGATCCGCGAGGAAGCCGAGCGCGTGTCGGCCGACTACATCATCATGGGCTCGCACGGACACGGTAAGCTCTACGACTTCCTCGTCGGCAGCACCGCGAGCGGCGTGATGAAGAAGGCCCAGTGCGGCATCGTGATCGTCCCGCACAAGGAATAG
- a CDS encoding HAD family acid phosphatase — MQRRLVAPALVAGLSLVLTSCVNPPSRTPDRTAPPQAASQTSPAVAPAPAEPYNLYLLKQELKAYVDSGRYEAGLGAVAAEAKQWVETRAPQGGGKLAIVFDLDETLLSNLPHMLAMDYGYVPKKWDEWIEEAQATAIAPVREVYLAARAHNVAVIFITGRRTTDQPGTENNLRSAGLGGYTRIFYKATNDRGTTEAFKTATRRKLVEEEGYTIIANIGDQASDLAGGYAERTFKLPNPFYLAK; from the coding sequence ATGCAAAGACGCCTCGTCGCGCCGGCGCTGGTGGCCGGCCTGTCCCTCGTTCTCACCAGCTGCGTCAACCCGCCCTCGCGCACTCCCGATCGCACCGCGCCGCCCCAAGCCGCGAGCCAGACCTCCCCGGCCGTCGCGCCCGCGCCCGCCGAGCCCTACAATCTCTACCTCCTCAAACAGGAGCTCAAAGCCTACGTCGACAGCGGGCGCTATGAGGCCGGACTCGGCGCCGTCGCCGCCGAAGCCAAGCAATGGGTCGAAACGCGCGCGCCGCAGGGTGGCGGGAAACTCGCCATCGTGTTCGACCTCGACGAGACGCTGCTCTCCAACCTGCCGCACATGCTCGCGATGGACTACGGCTACGTGCCGAAGAAATGGGATGAGTGGATCGAGGAGGCGCAGGCGACCGCCATCGCCCCCGTGCGCGAAGTCTACCTCGCCGCCCGCGCCCACAACGTCGCCGTGATCTTCATCACCGGCCGCCGCACGACGGACCAGCCCGGGACGGAAAACAATCTCCGCAGCGCCGGACTCGGCGGCTACACGCGCATTTTCTACAAGGCGACGAACGACCGCGGCACGACGGAGGCATTCAAAACCGCCACCCGCCGCAAGCTCGTGGAAGAGGAAGGCTACACCATCATCGCCAACATCGGCGACCAAGCCAGCGACCTCGCGGGCGGCTACGCCGAGCGCACCTTCAAGCTCCCGAATCCCTTCTACCTCGCGAAGTGA